A part of Odontesthes bonariensis isolate fOdoBon6 chromosome 23, fOdoBon6.hap1, whole genome shotgun sequence genomic DNA contains:
- the cox10 gene encoding protoheme IX farnesyltransferase, mitochondrial, which translates to MYKTPCSRLSGFVGVSVKQKLVQIAPRCNQTARSLIQLHRRDPSNWLTYQHLIFLKRQYVAKNNNELHQRAIPKQAHVLTIVDERDDSVERQLERIPTITHVVTETVPHPEDVAGEARPEISTLKPTAEEAAVQTGSVSLTGTSSDEPPHVHVETEEARQARLDTQWKQLKVDVTELPDIFAKLAKIKLTALVVTSAAAGFAMAPVPFDPILFSIASLGTGLASCAANSINQYFEVPFDSNMNRTKNRPLVRGQISPLHAVSFALACGISGVTLLTLAVNPLTGFLGALNIILYTCCYTPLKRLSITNTWVGAVVGAIPPVMGWTAATGCLGPGALLMGGFLYSWQFPHFNALSWNLREDYSRGGYRMMSVTHPAMCKRVALRHSLGLIGLSTLAPVLDVTTWTFPLISLPINLYISYLAFRFYHKGDRNSARKLFFCSLWHLPMLLLLALTCKKYSRKREDSAPLPPTQTAI; encoded by the exons ATGTATAAAACGCCATGTAGCAGATTGTCAG GTTTTGTTGGTGTAAGTGTTAAACAGAAATTGGTTCAAATTGCTCCTCGATGTAACCAGACTGCTCGCAGCCTAATTCAGCTGCACAGAAGGGATCCCTCAAACTGGCTGACATATCAGCATCTCATCTTCCTTAAACGACAG tATGTTGCAAAGAACAACAATGAGCTTCACCAGCGTGCCATCCCCAAACAGGCACATGTCCTGACTATTGTGGATGAGAGAGATGACAGCGTTGAAAGGCAATTGGAGAGAATACCAACTATTACCCATGTGGTCACAGAAACTGTTCCACATCCAGAGGATGTCGCCGGAGAGGCACGGCCTGAAATCTCCACTTTGAAGCCGACTGCAGAAGAGGCGGCAGTGCAGACAGGTTCTGTGTCCCTCACGGGTACCTCATCAGATGAGCCTCCTCACGTCCATGTTGAGACGGAGGAAGCGAGGCAGGCTCGTTTGGACACACAGTGGAAGCAACTGAAGGTTGACGTGACTGAGTTACCGGATATCTTCGCCAAACTTGCCAAAATCAAGCTTACAG CTCTGGTCGTCACAAGTGCAGCAGCTGGGTTTGCAATGGCTCCGGTGCCCTTTGACCCCATCCTCTTTTCTATAGCTTCTCTGGGAACAGGCCTCGCATCTTGTGCTGCCAATTCCATTAACCAG TACTTTGAGGTGCCCTTCGACTCCAACATGAACCGTACAAAGAACCGTCCACTTGTCAGAGGACAGATCAG TCCCCTTCATGCGGTATCTTTCGCTCTGGCCTGTGGCATTTCTGGAGTCACCCTGCTCACGCTGGCAGTAAACCCCTTAACGGGCTTCCTGGGCGCCCTCAACATCATTCTGTATACCTGTTGCTACACGCCGCTCAAACGACTCAGCATCACCAACACATGGGTTGGAGCAGTGGTGGGAGCCATACCTCCTGTGATGGGATGGACCGCTGCCACGGGCTGCCTGGGGCCAG GTGCTTTGTTGATGGGTGGTTTCCTGTACAGCTGGCAGTTCCCCCACTTCAATGCTCTCAGCTGGAACTTGAGGGAAGACTACTCCCGCGGTGGTTATCGCATGATGTCAGTCACCCACCCTGCCATGTGCAAGAGGGTGGCCCTGCGCCACAGCCTGGGTCTGATCGGCCTGTCAACCTTGGCGCCCGTGCTTGACGTCACCACTTGGACCTTCCCCCTAATCTCCCTGCCGATCAACCTGTACATCAGCTACCTGGCGTTCCGCTTCTACCACAAGGGAGACCGCAACAGTGCTCGCAAGCTCTTCTTCTGCAGCCTGTGGCACCTGcccatgctgctgctgctggcgcTCACCTGCAAGAAGTACAGCAGGAAGCGGGAGGATTCGGCCCCGTTACCCCCCACACAGACAGCTATCTAG